One Brassica oleracea var. oleracea cultivar TO1000 chromosome C7, BOL, whole genome shotgun sequence genomic window carries:
- the LOC106306781 gene encoding glutamyl-tRNA(Gln) amidotransferase subunit C, chloroplastic/mitochondrial-like produces MATRALLAAVSACPRRRMGIKSSTCSSSLQFQRQESRIIARSFSSYTNSSLPDISRLAETARISLTPAEIEECEPKIRQVIDWFGQLQQVDVNCVEPAIRAEMEGGNLREDAPQTFENRDSIRASIPSFDETYLKVPKVLNKE; encoded by the exons ATGGCGACCAGAGCTTTGCTTGCGGCTGTATCTGCTTGTCCTCGCAGGAGGATGGGAATCAAGTCATCAACTTGTTCTTCAAGTCTTCAGTTCCAAAGACAAGAGAGTAGAATAATAGCGCGAAGTTTCTCGTCTTACACGAACTCCTCCCTGCCGGACATATCCCGTCTTGCTGAGACAGCTCGAATCTCTCTCACTCCTGCCGAG ATTGAGGAATGTGAACCTAAGATTCGTCAAGTCATCGACTG GTTTGGCCAGCTTCAACAAGTCGATGTTAACTGTGTGGAGCCTGCCATTAGAGCAG AAATGGAAGGCGGAAATTTGCGAGAGGATGCTCCCCAGACGTTTGAGAACAG GGATAGTATAAGAGCTTCCATTCCAAGCTTTGATGAGACATATTTAAAAGTCCCTAAAGTTTTAAACAAAGAGTGA
- the LOC106304268 gene encoding GATA transcription factor 9-like: MEQQLTPELLLVAGNADSFVVDDLLDFSNDNGQPDDGFESFPDSSAVSVGNLAGSSNSSSLYTDGSAFSDDLCVPCEDLAELEWLSNFVEESFSKEDQDKLQLLSGLTKTQTTGLTQTHQTKPEPEPELDQIFILTDDTDDSNVSFPAKARSKRSRSAASTWASRLLAIAASDEPFPKKKQLRVKDHDIAGETDGEGGETGGERRCLHCATDKTPQWRTGPMGPKTLCNACGVRYKSGRLVPEYRPASSPTFVMARHSNSHRKVMELRRQKEVRDEHLLSQLRCENLLMDVRSNGDDFLIGNDNNHVAPDFRHLI, encoded by the exons ATGGAACAACAACTAACTCCGGAGCTCCTCCTTGTCGCCGGTAACGCTGACTCTTTCGTCGTCGACGACCTACTTGACTTTTCTAACGACAACGGCCAGCCTGACGACGGTTTTGAATCCTTTCCTGACTCTTCTGCCGTCTCCGTCGGTAATCTCGCCGGTAGCTCCAACTCCTCGTCGCTTTACACCGACGGCAGTGCGTTTTCCGACGACCTCTGTGTTCCG TGTGAGGATTTAGCTGAACTAGAATGGCTATCGAACTTCGTGGAAGAATCATTCTCAAAAGAAGACCAAGACAAGCTCCAGTTACTATCCGGCTTAACAAAAACTCAAACCACCGGGTTAACCCAAACCCACCAAACTAAACCAGAACCCGAACCCGAACTGGATCAAATCTTCATCCTCACCGACGACACCGATGACTCCAACGTTTCTTTTCCCGCCAAAGCGAGAAGCAAAAGATCACGCTCTGCAGCCTCCACGTGGGCTTCCCGTCTTTTAGCCATCGCCGCCTCCGACGAACCCTTTCCCAAGAAGAAACAGCTCAGAGTTAAAGACCACGACATCGCTGGAGAAACCGACGGAGAAGGCGGAGAAACCGGAGGAGAGAGACGCTGTCTGCACTGCGCGACGGATAAGACGCCGCAGTGGCGGACGGGACCGATGGGACCAAAGACGCTGTGCAACGCGTGCGGCGTACGGTACAAATCAGGGCGGCTCGTGCCGGAGTACAGACCGGCTTCGAGCCCGACGTTCGTGATGGCGAGGCACTCGAACTCTCACCGGAAAGTGATGGAGCTCCGGAGACAGAAGGAGGTGAGAGATGAGCATTTGCTGAGTCAGCTTCGGTGTGAGAATCTTCTGATGGATGTTAGATCCAACGGTGACGATTTCTTAATCGGTAATGATAATAACCACGTGGCTCCTGACTTTAGACACTTAATCTGA
- the LOC106306780 gene encoding uncharacterized protein LOC106306780 isoform X2 encodes MILNPIQMVRFHLRFALFIIIIYIVFTKPKLIAGDYNPPTPSPAPEPHPDDESSVSCVDDLGGVGSLDSTCKLVADLNLTRDCNISGKGNLHVLPGVRLVCQFPGCSITVNISGNFSLAENSTVIAGAFRLAAENADFAIGSAVDTTGLAGEPPEEASGTPVGVEGAGGGYGGRGACCLADTTAKVPEDVWGGDVYGWSSLEKPEVYGSRGGSTSNEVDYGGGGGGKVAVEVVGCVGLNGSVVADGASGGVKGGGGSGGSIFVLAHKMAGNGRISASGGDGYAGGGGGRVSVHIFSRHSEPKIFVHGGSSIGCQENAGAAGTLYDVISERLTIDNENKTTYTDTLLLEFPNHRLFTNLYIQNMAKVSVPLRWSRVQVQGSISLSNGGELNFGLPRYASSEFELFAEELLMSNSAIKVFGALRMNVKVFLMLKSRMFIDGGGVTILGTSILEISNLLVLKESSMIQSNGNLGVHGQGLLNLTGTGDTIEAQRLILSLFYSIQVGAGAVLRGPLQNSSTGGLTPKLYCQREDCPVELLHPPEDCNVNSSLPFTLQICRVEDITVEGLIKGSVVHFHLARTVVVRSSGTITADGMGCKGGVGTGRFLRSGVGSGGGHGGKGGSGCYNHTCIEGGDAYGNVDLPCELGSGSGNEESEDSVAGGGIVVIGSLEHSLSSLSLEGSITTDGESPRNTLGGMSNYSIGPGGGSGGTVLLFLRTLDIAKSAILSSVGGNGSLKGGGGGSGGRIHFHWSDIPTGDVYHHIANVEGSVYVRGGLGASEENVGEDGTLTGKAYPQGLYGLYCEECPAGTYKNVTGSDETLCHLCPATEIPNRAVYVTVRGGVAETPCPYQCVSDRYHMPHCYTTLEELIYTFGGPWLFGILLVVVLLLLALVFSVARMKFISGEEVHGAATTHYGSQIDHSFPFLESLNEVMETSRVEESQGHMHRIYFLGPNTFSEPWHLSHTPPEEIKEIVYEAAFNGFVDEINAIAAYQWWEGAIYIVLSVLVYPLAWSWQQSRRRLKFQKLRDFVRSEYDHSCLCSCRSRALYEGIKVAASPDLMLAHLDFFLGGDEKRNDLPPPVHQRLPMPLVFGGDGSYMAYYSLQSDEILTSLMSQLRLVQQGKLRSTFRSVMRWTETHGNPALRRHGVRVDLARFQASPSSSCQYGIIVHTIVDEVASPTEQEHFTQSLNSSIIDIGSLQFLKEEKDVLSLISFLIHNTKPVGHQDLVGLVISVLLLGDVTLMMLTLLQLYSISMLDVFLALFVLPLSIVFPFPAGVSALFSHGPRRSAERTRVYALWNLTSLVNVVVAFVCGYIHYHGSSSGKKIPYLQPWNISMDENEWWIFPVALFLCKVLQSQLVNWHVANLEIQDYSLYSDDSELFWQS; translated from the exons ATGATTCTGAATCCAATTCAAATGGTGAGATTCCATCTCCGTTTCGCTCTCTTCATCATCATCATCTACATCGTTTTCACAAAGCCGAAACTAATCGCCGGAGATTACAATCCGCCGACACCTTCTCCGGCGCCGGAGCCTCATCCGGATGACGAATCGTCCGTTTCATGTGTCGATGACTTAGGAGGCGTTGGCTCTCTGGATTCCACGTGTAAGCTCGTCGCCGATTTGAATCTCACACGTGACTGTAACATCTCCGGCAAGGGAAACCTCCACGTCTTACCCGGCGTTAGATTGGTCTGTCAGTTTCCGGGATGTTCGATCACGGTCAACATCTCCGGGAACTTCTCTTTGGCCGAGAACTCGACGGTTATCGCCGGAGCCTTCCGTCTCGCGGCGGAGAACGCTGATTTCGCGATTGGCTCGGCGGTGGACACCACCGGATTGGCTGGAGAGCCGCCGGAGGAGGCGAGCGGTACGCCGGTGGGAGTCGAAGGAGCCGGCGGGGGATACGGCGGAAGAGGTGCATGCTGCTTGGCCGATACGACGGCGAAGGTTCCGGAGGATGTGTGGGGCGGTGACGTGTACGGTTGGTCGTCTCTTGAGAAGCCGGAGGTTTATGGGAGCAGAGGTGGATCCACGAGCAATGAGGTTGATTACGGTGGAGGTGGCGGCGGAAAGGTGGCGGTGGAGGTGGTAGGGTGCGTGGGGCTAAACGGCAGCGTTGTGGCTGATGGGGCCAGCGGTGGAGTTAAAGGTGGTGGTGGGTCCGGCGGCAGCATCTTCGTCTTGGCACATAAAAT GGCAGGGAATGGTCGTATAAGTGCGTCTGGAGGTGATGGTTATGCTGGTGGAGGTGGTGGACGTGTATCTGTCCATATATTCAGCCGCCATTCTGAGCCTAAAATCTTTGTCCATG GAGGTAGTAGTATTGGTTGTCAAGAAAATGCTGGAGCTGCTGGGACATTGTATGATGTTATTTCTGAGAGGTTAACTATAGACAACGAGAATAAGACAACATATACAGACACTCTTCTCTTGGAGTTCCCTAACCATCGCCTATTCACTAATTTGTATATCCAAAATATGGCTAAAGTTTCTGTCCCCTTGCGTTGGAGCCGTGTCCAG GTTCAAGGATCAATAAGTTTGTCGAATGGCGGAGAGTTGAACTTTGGTCTTCCTCGTTATGCTTCTTCGGAATTTGAGTTATTTGCAGAGGAACTCTTGATGAGCAATTCTGCTATCAAG GTGTTTGGGGCTTTAAGAATGAATGTCAAGGTGTTCTTGATGTTGAAGTCAAGAATGTTTATTGATGGTGGTGGTGTGACAATTTTAGGAACTTCAATTCTCGAAATTAGTAACTTGCTAGTTCTAAAG GAGTCATCTATGATACAATCCAATGGAAACCTTGGAGTACATGGGCAGGGTCTGTTAAATCTAACAGGCACAGGAGATACTATTGAAGCACAGCGTCTAATTTTGTCTCTATTTTATAGCATTCAG GTTGGAGCTGGAGCGGTTCTGCGTGGTCCTTTGCAAAATTCATCAACTGGTGGCCT TACTCCAAAGCTTTACTGTCAACGTGAAGACTGCCCTGTTGAGCTACTCCACCCTCCGGAAGATTGCAATGTTAATTCATCTCTTCCGTTCACTCTTCAG ATTTGCCGCGTTGAGGATATTACTGTTGAAGGTCTTATCAAAGGATCTGTTGTCCATTTCCATCTGGCAAGAACTGTAGTTGTCCGCTCTTCTGGAACAATAACTGCAGATGGGATGG GCTGCAAAGGTGGAGTTGGTACAGGTAGGTTTCTGAGAAGCGGTGTTGGGAGTGGTGGTGGACATGGTGGTAAAGGTGGAAGCGGGTGTTACAATCATACTTGCATTGAGGGTGGAGATGCTTATGGAAATGTAGATCTACCGTGTGAACTTGGCAGTGGAAGTGGAAATGAAGAGTCTGAAGATTCAGTTGCTGGTGGAGGAATCGTTG TGATTGGTTCGCTTGAGCATTCACTTTCAAGCCTATCACTTGAGGGATCGATAACAACTGATGGTGAGAGTCCCAGGAACACGCTGGGAGGCATGAGTAATTATAGTATAGGGCCTGGTGGTGGTTCAGGTGGAACAGTACTTTTGTTCTTGCGCACACTTGACATAGCTAAGTCTGCGATTCTCTCTAGTGTTGGAGGAAATGGTAGTCTAAAGGGAGGTGGTGGAGGAAGTGGTGGAAGGATTCATTTTCATTGGTCAGACATTCCAACTGGTGATGTCTATCATCACATTGCTAATGTAGAGGGAAGCGTTTATGTAAG AGGAGGGTTGGGTGCTAGTGAAGAGAACGTTGGAGAGGACGGAACTTTGACTGGTAAAGCTTATCCACAAGGCCTCTATGGTCTATACTGCGAG GAATGTCCAGCTGGAACTTATAAGAATGTTACAGGATCTGATGAAACTCTTTGTCATCTTTGTCCGGCTACAGAGATTCCCAATCGTGCTGTTTATGTCACTGTCCGAG GTGGTGTTGCGGAAACGCCATGCCCATACCAATGCGTTTCGGATAGATACCACATGCCACATTGTTACACTACACTTGAAGAGTTAATATACACATTTGGTGGACCCTGGCTGTTTGGCATTCTTTTAGTAGTTGTGCTCCTTCTACTAGCACTTGTCTTTAGCGTTGCCCGGATGAAATTCATTAGTGGCGAGGAGGTACATGGAGCTGCCACAACTCATTATGGCTCTCAGATTGATCACTCATTTCCATTTCTAGAGTCATTAAACGAG GTGATGGAGACAAGCAGAGTGGAGGAATCACAGGGACACATGCATAGGATATATTTCTTAGGTCCTAATACTTTCAGTGAACCTTGGCATCTTTCTCATACTCCCCCAGAGGAAATAAAAGAGATTGT GTATGAGGCTGCTTTTAATGGATTTGTTGATGAGATCAATGCTATAGCTGCATACCAATGGTGGGAAGGTGCAATATACATTGTTCTTTCAGTTCTTGTCTATCCTCTTGCATGGTCGTGGCAGCAATCACGCAGGAGGCTGAAGTTTCAGAAACTCCGTGACTTTGTTCGATCAGAATACGACCATTCTTGTCTATGTTCATGTCGGTCTAGAGCTTTATATGAGGGGATAAAG GTAGCTGCTAGTCCTGATTTGATGCTAGCTCATCTGGATTTCTTCCTTGGCGGCGACGAAAAGAGAAACGATCTTCCTCCTCCTGTTCATCAGAGATTACCAATGCCTTTAGTTTTTGGAGGAGATGGGAGTTACATGGCTTATTACTCACTCCAGAGTGATGAGATTCTCACCAGTCTTATGAGTCAG CTACGCCTGGTTCAGCAAGGAAAGCTTAGGTCCACGTTTCGCTCTGTTATGAGATGGACTGAGACTCACGGAAACCCTGCCTTGAGAAGACATGGTGTGCGTGTTGACCTAGCTAGGTTTCAGGCTTCTCCTTCCTCGTCATGTCAGTATGGGATCATTGTTCACACCATTGTAGACGAAGTGGCATCACCAACAGAACAGGAACATTTCACACAATCTCTAAATAGCTCAATCATAGACATTGGTAGCTTACAGTTTCTCAAAGAAGAAAAAGATGTCCTCTCCCTCATCTCCTTCTTGATTCATAACACGAAACCTGTTGGCCATCAGGATCTGGTTGGTTTGGTTATCTCGGTGCTTCTCCTAGGAGATGTAACTCTAATGATGCTCACGCTGCTTCAGCTCTACTCTATATCCATGCTGGACGTTTTCCTCGCTTTGTTTGTTTTACCTCTCAGCATCGTTTTCCCGTTCCCTGCTGGAGTCAGCGCTTTGTTTAGCCACGGACCTAGGCGGTCTGCTGAACGCACTCGCGTTTATGCGTTGTGGAACCTCACATCCCTGGTCAATGTT GTTGTTGCGTTTGTGTGTGGATATATTCATTACCATGGCTCATCATCTGGGAAAAAGATTCCATATCTCCAGCCGTGGAACATAAGCAT GGACGAGAATGAATGGTGGATATTCCCCGTAGCTTTGTTCCTATGCAAAGTGTTGCAGTCCCAGCTTGTAAACTGGCACGTTGCAAACCTCGAGATACAAGATTACTCCTTGTACAGTGATGACTCCGAGCTGTTCTGGCAGTCATAA
- the LOC106306780 gene encoding uncharacterized protein LOC106306780 isoform X1, translated as MILNPIQMVRFHLRFALFIIIIYIVFTKPKLIAGDYNPPTPSPAPEPHPDDESSVSCVDDLGGVGSLDSTCKLVADLNLTRDCNISGKGNLHVLPGVRLVCQFPGCSITVNISGNFSLAENSTVIAGAFRLAAENADFAIGSAVDTTGLAGEPPEEASGTPVGVEGAGGGYGGRGACCLADTTAKVPEDVWGGDVYGWSSLEKPEVYGSRGGSTSNEVDYGGGGGGKVAVEVVGCVGLNGSVVADGASGGVKGGGGSGGSIFVLAHKMAGNGRISASGGDGYAGGGGGRVSVHIFSRHSEPKIFVHGGSSIGCQENAGAAGTLYDVISERLTIDNENKTTYTDTLLLEFPNHRLFTNLYIQNMAKVSVPLRWSRVQVQGSISLSNGGELNFGLPRYASSEFELFAEELLMSNSAIKVFGALRMNVKVFLMLKSRMFIDGGGVTILGTSILEISNLLVLKESSMIQSNGNLGVHGQGLLNLTGTGDTIEAQRLILSLFYSIQVGAGAVLRGPLQNSSTGGLTPKLYCQREDCPVELLHPPEDCNVNSSLPFTLQICRVEDITVEGLIKGSVVHFHLARTVVVRSSGTITADGMGCKGGVGTGRFLRSGVGSGGGHGGKGGSGCYNHTCIEGGDAYGNVDLPCELGSGSGNEESEDSVAGGGIVVIGSLEHSLSSLSLEGSITTDGESPRNTLGGMSNYSIGPGGGSGGTVLLFLRTLDIAKSAILSSVGGNGSLKGGGGGSGGRIHFHWSDIPTGDVYHHIANVEGSVYVRGGLGASEENVGEDGTLTGKAYPQGLYGLYCEECPAGTYKNVTGSDETLCHLCPATEIPNRAVYVTVRGGVAETPCPYQCVSDRYHMPHCYTTLEELIYTFGGPWLFGILLVVVLLLLALVFSVARMKFISGEEVHGAATTHYGSQIDHSFPFLESLNEVMETSRVEESQGHMHRIYFLGPNTFSEPWHLSHTPPEEIKEIVYEAAFNGFVDEINAIAAYQWWEGAIYIVLSVLVYPLAWSWQQSRRRLKFQKLRDFVRSEYDHSCLCSCRSRALYEGIKVAASPDLMLAHLDFFLGGDEKRNDLPPPVHQRLPMPLVFGGDGSYMAYYSLQSDEILTSLMSQLVSPTTWYRFVAGLNAQLRLVQQGKLRSTFRSVMRWTETHGNPALRRHGVRVDLARFQASPSSSCQYGIIVHTIVDEVASPTEQEHFTQSLNSSIIDIGSLQFLKEEKDVLSLISFLIHNTKPVGHQDLVGLVISVLLLGDVTLMMLTLLQLYSISMLDVFLALFVLPLSIVFPFPAGVSALFSHGPRRSAERTRVYALWNLTSLVNVVVAFVCGYIHYHGSSSGKKIPYLQPWNISMDENEWWIFPVALFLCKVLQSQLVNWHVANLEIQDYSLYSDDSELFWQS; from the exons ATGATTCTGAATCCAATTCAAATGGTGAGATTCCATCTCCGTTTCGCTCTCTTCATCATCATCATCTACATCGTTTTCACAAAGCCGAAACTAATCGCCGGAGATTACAATCCGCCGACACCTTCTCCGGCGCCGGAGCCTCATCCGGATGACGAATCGTCCGTTTCATGTGTCGATGACTTAGGAGGCGTTGGCTCTCTGGATTCCACGTGTAAGCTCGTCGCCGATTTGAATCTCACACGTGACTGTAACATCTCCGGCAAGGGAAACCTCCACGTCTTACCCGGCGTTAGATTGGTCTGTCAGTTTCCGGGATGTTCGATCACGGTCAACATCTCCGGGAACTTCTCTTTGGCCGAGAACTCGACGGTTATCGCCGGAGCCTTCCGTCTCGCGGCGGAGAACGCTGATTTCGCGATTGGCTCGGCGGTGGACACCACCGGATTGGCTGGAGAGCCGCCGGAGGAGGCGAGCGGTACGCCGGTGGGAGTCGAAGGAGCCGGCGGGGGATACGGCGGAAGAGGTGCATGCTGCTTGGCCGATACGACGGCGAAGGTTCCGGAGGATGTGTGGGGCGGTGACGTGTACGGTTGGTCGTCTCTTGAGAAGCCGGAGGTTTATGGGAGCAGAGGTGGATCCACGAGCAATGAGGTTGATTACGGTGGAGGTGGCGGCGGAAAGGTGGCGGTGGAGGTGGTAGGGTGCGTGGGGCTAAACGGCAGCGTTGTGGCTGATGGGGCCAGCGGTGGAGTTAAAGGTGGTGGTGGGTCCGGCGGCAGCATCTTCGTCTTGGCACATAAAAT GGCAGGGAATGGTCGTATAAGTGCGTCTGGAGGTGATGGTTATGCTGGTGGAGGTGGTGGACGTGTATCTGTCCATATATTCAGCCGCCATTCTGAGCCTAAAATCTTTGTCCATG GAGGTAGTAGTATTGGTTGTCAAGAAAATGCTGGAGCTGCTGGGACATTGTATGATGTTATTTCTGAGAGGTTAACTATAGACAACGAGAATAAGACAACATATACAGACACTCTTCTCTTGGAGTTCCCTAACCATCGCCTATTCACTAATTTGTATATCCAAAATATGGCTAAAGTTTCTGTCCCCTTGCGTTGGAGCCGTGTCCAG GTTCAAGGATCAATAAGTTTGTCGAATGGCGGAGAGTTGAACTTTGGTCTTCCTCGTTATGCTTCTTCGGAATTTGAGTTATTTGCAGAGGAACTCTTGATGAGCAATTCTGCTATCAAG GTGTTTGGGGCTTTAAGAATGAATGTCAAGGTGTTCTTGATGTTGAAGTCAAGAATGTTTATTGATGGTGGTGGTGTGACAATTTTAGGAACTTCAATTCTCGAAATTAGTAACTTGCTAGTTCTAAAG GAGTCATCTATGATACAATCCAATGGAAACCTTGGAGTACATGGGCAGGGTCTGTTAAATCTAACAGGCACAGGAGATACTATTGAAGCACAGCGTCTAATTTTGTCTCTATTTTATAGCATTCAG GTTGGAGCTGGAGCGGTTCTGCGTGGTCCTTTGCAAAATTCATCAACTGGTGGCCT TACTCCAAAGCTTTACTGTCAACGTGAAGACTGCCCTGTTGAGCTACTCCACCCTCCGGAAGATTGCAATGTTAATTCATCTCTTCCGTTCACTCTTCAG ATTTGCCGCGTTGAGGATATTACTGTTGAAGGTCTTATCAAAGGATCTGTTGTCCATTTCCATCTGGCAAGAACTGTAGTTGTCCGCTCTTCTGGAACAATAACTGCAGATGGGATGG GCTGCAAAGGTGGAGTTGGTACAGGTAGGTTTCTGAGAAGCGGTGTTGGGAGTGGTGGTGGACATGGTGGTAAAGGTGGAAGCGGGTGTTACAATCATACTTGCATTGAGGGTGGAGATGCTTATGGAAATGTAGATCTACCGTGTGAACTTGGCAGTGGAAGTGGAAATGAAGAGTCTGAAGATTCAGTTGCTGGTGGAGGAATCGTTG TGATTGGTTCGCTTGAGCATTCACTTTCAAGCCTATCACTTGAGGGATCGATAACAACTGATGGTGAGAGTCCCAGGAACACGCTGGGAGGCATGAGTAATTATAGTATAGGGCCTGGTGGTGGTTCAGGTGGAACAGTACTTTTGTTCTTGCGCACACTTGACATAGCTAAGTCTGCGATTCTCTCTAGTGTTGGAGGAAATGGTAGTCTAAAGGGAGGTGGTGGAGGAAGTGGTGGAAGGATTCATTTTCATTGGTCAGACATTCCAACTGGTGATGTCTATCATCACATTGCTAATGTAGAGGGAAGCGTTTATGTAAG AGGAGGGTTGGGTGCTAGTGAAGAGAACGTTGGAGAGGACGGAACTTTGACTGGTAAAGCTTATCCACAAGGCCTCTATGGTCTATACTGCGAG GAATGTCCAGCTGGAACTTATAAGAATGTTACAGGATCTGATGAAACTCTTTGTCATCTTTGTCCGGCTACAGAGATTCCCAATCGTGCTGTTTATGTCACTGTCCGAG GTGGTGTTGCGGAAACGCCATGCCCATACCAATGCGTTTCGGATAGATACCACATGCCACATTGTTACACTACACTTGAAGAGTTAATATACACATTTGGTGGACCCTGGCTGTTTGGCATTCTTTTAGTAGTTGTGCTCCTTCTACTAGCACTTGTCTTTAGCGTTGCCCGGATGAAATTCATTAGTGGCGAGGAGGTACATGGAGCTGCCACAACTCATTATGGCTCTCAGATTGATCACTCATTTCCATTTCTAGAGTCATTAAACGAG GTGATGGAGACAAGCAGAGTGGAGGAATCACAGGGACACATGCATAGGATATATTTCTTAGGTCCTAATACTTTCAGTGAACCTTGGCATCTTTCTCATACTCCCCCAGAGGAAATAAAAGAGATTGT GTATGAGGCTGCTTTTAATGGATTTGTTGATGAGATCAATGCTATAGCTGCATACCAATGGTGGGAAGGTGCAATATACATTGTTCTTTCAGTTCTTGTCTATCCTCTTGCATGGTCGTGGCAGCAATCACGCAGGAGGCTGAAGTTTCAGAAACTCCGTGACTTTGTTCGATCAGAATACGACCATTCTTGTCTATGTTCATGTCGGTCTAGAGCTTTATATGAGGGGATAAAG GTAGCTGCTAGTCCTGATTTGATGCTAGCTCATCTGGATTTCTTCCTTGGCGGCGACGAAAAGAGAAACGATCTTCCTCCTCCTGTTCATCAGAGATTACCAATGCCTTTAGTTTTTGGAGGAGATGGGAGTTACATGGCTTATTACTCACTCCAGAGTGATGAGATTCTCACCAGTCTTATGAGTCAG TTGGTCTCACCAACCACTTGGTACCGCTTTGTTGCTGGTCTGAACGCTCAGCTACGCCTGGTTCAGCAAGGAAAGCTTAGGTCCACGTTTCGCTCTGTTATGAGATGGACTGAGACTCACGGAAACCCTGCCTTGAGAAGACATGGTGTGCGTGTTGACCTAGCTAGGTTTCAGGCTTCTCCTTCCTCGTCATGTCAGTATGGGATCATTGTTCACACCATTGTAGACGAAGTGGCATCACCAACAGAACAGGAACATTTCACACAATCTCTAAATAGCTCAATCATAGACATTGGTAGCTTACAGTTTCTCAAAGAAGAAAAAGATGTCCTCTCCCTCATCTCCTTCTTGATTCATAACACGAAACCTGTTGGCCATCAGGATCTGGTTGGTTTGGTTATCTCGGTGCTTCTCCTAGGAGATGTAACTCTAATGATGCTCACGCTGCTTCAGCTCTACTCTATATCCATGCTGGACGTTTTCCTCGCTTTGTTTGTTTTACCTCTCAGCATCGTTTTCCCGTTCCCTGCTGGAGTCAGCGCTTTGTTTAGCCACGGACCTAGGCGGTCTGCTGAACGCACTCGCGTTTATGCGTTGTGGAACCTCACATCCCTGGTCAATGTT GTTGTTGCGTTTGTGTGTGGATATATTCATTACCATGGCTCATCATCTGGGAAAAAGATTCCATATCTCCAGCCGTGGAACATAAGCAT GGACGAGAATGAATGGTGGATATTCCCCGTAGCTTTGTTCCTATGCAAAGTGTTGCAGTCCCAGCTTGTAAACTGGCACGTTGCAAACCTCGAGATACAAGATTACTCCTTGTACAGTGATGACTCCGAGCTGTTCTGGCAGTCATAA